AACCTGCTTCTTCAAATGAATCTTTTAGTAAGTCACCTTTAATTTCTCGGTAGATGTTTGAAAAAGCAGTGTTGTTAAAATCTCCGCAAACAATGGATTTGTAGGGTGATTGTAGGTAATGATTTTTAAAAATTTGGGTTTGCTGGTGCTGAAGGGCAAATCGTTTGCCGAGATTCTTCACCAGTTCTTTTGAGTTTTCGTGTAATATTTTACTTTTCTCAGGGTTGAGATGTAATGATTCCAAATGCAAATTATAAAGCCGAATGGTATCATTTTGGATTATAACATCTGCAAAAGAGCCATTATTTGCCGTATTAGGAAAATCTAAAGAACCTGAGGATATAATTGGAAATTTGCTGAAAAAAGCTTGACCGATTTTGTCTTTTCGTCCTTTATAAATGATTTTTTTATAAGGATAAATAGAAGATGAAGGTTCGTACTTCTTATTGCCATAAAACTCCTGAATTAGTAAAATATCTGGCTGTTTTTCACTGATAAAATCAAGAATTTGCTGACTTAAATTAGGGTTCGGATGCCATAAATAATGATTGAACAATCGTACATTGAATGACATTACCGAAAAACCATCTTTATTTTGAGGTTTTTGCTTAGAAAACTGAACTAATCTGCTTAAATGAGAATATCCTACTATAATAGCCAAGAGAGATAAAAAGCCCTGTTTTTTGCGCTGTGCTGTCCAAAACAGAAAAAAACCGATATTAACTAGTAGTAAAAAAGGAAGTAACAGAGAAAATAATGAAAGTTCTGGGAATTTTTGAGAGAAAAAGTAAGGAACAATGTACGAAAAAAGCAATAATAAAGTAAAACCAAGGTTAATAATAAAAATGATTTTCTGAAAAAAAGAAAGGCTTTTCATATTTTATACTGCTTATTACGAGTTGACAAAAATAGCAAAATCTAAAAAAATCAATGTTATTTTTGGCTTACTGTTAGTTGAATGTAGCGAATTTAATTTTATAAAAAAAAGCAGTACAAATATTAAAATTTTTGTACTGCTTTATATCGTATTTTTATTTTCCCAAAAGTCGGGAGGAATTTAAAGAGGGGTACCTTCCTTCGTTTTAAAACGATATTCGAGGTACGAGTAAGCATCTCTGGGCAACACCTGTATCCAACGTTTGTATTCGAAAAACCATTTCAAACGAATGGAAGGCAGTCCTTTGGTTAAATATGCACCAATAAAAGGATGAACATTAAGTACTATGCGCCCTTTATAGCTGTTCTCTTTAATAATGTTTTCAAGTTCTAAGTTGATTTTATCAACTAAAACGATAGGAGCATCTACCTCTCCTTCTTTACTTGGGTTTTCTTCCAAGGTTTTGATGTTTAATTCGGGGCGTACCCTTTGTCGGGTAATTTGAATAAGCCCAAATTTGCTTGGGGGCAAAATTTTGTGTTTGGCTCTGTCTTCAGCCATTTCTTTCTTAAGGTGATCGAAAAGCGTTTTTCGGTTCTCTGTGTCTGACATATCAATGAAATCTACCACAATAATGCCACCCATATCTCGTAAGCGTAATTGTCTGGCTATTTCAGTAGCTGCAATCAGGTTTACTGCCAATGCGGTGTTTTCTTGATTGTTAGCCTTATTGGAGTGATTTCCGCTATTGACATCAATTACGTGAAGTGCCTCAGTGTGTTCAATAACCAAATACGCGCCTTTACTCATAGAAACGGTACGCCCAAAGGCTGTTTTTATTTGTCGTTCTATGTTAAATCGTTCAAAAATAGGGATTGAAGAACGATAGTGTTTGACGATTTTTTCTTTATCAGGGGCGATTTCACGCACGTATTTTACAATTTGCTCGTAAAGCGCTTGGTCATCAACGTGAATTCCAGAAAAAGAATCATTGAATAAATCGCGTAGAATAGCACCTGTTCGGTTCACTTCACTTAATACTTTTGAGGGGAAAACCGCTTTATGT
This genomic window from Capnocytophaga canimorsus contains:
- a CDS encoding endonuclease/exonuclease/phosphatase family protein; its protein translation is MKSLSFFQKIIFIINLGFTLLLLFSYIVPYFFSQKFPELSLFSLLLPFLLLVNIGFFLFWTAQRKKQGFLSLLAIIVGYSHLSRLVQFSKQKPQNKDGFSVMSFNVRLFNHYLWHPNPNLSQQILDFISEKQPDILLIQEFYGNKKYEPSSSIYPYKKIIYKGRKDKIGQAFFSKFPIISSGSLDFPNTANNGSFADVIIQNDTIRLYNLHLESLHLNPEKSKILHENSKELVKNLGKRFALQHQQTQIFKNHYLQSPYKSIVCGDFNNTAFSNIYREIKGDLLKDSFEEAGFGIGKTFHFKYFPFRIDFILPHKTFSVHKHETFNDGLSDHLPVMAVLSLN
- a CDS encoding Rne/Rng family ribonuclease, with amino-acid sequence MNKELVIRSGSSDVDFALLKEGRLIELHREEDNNDLAVGDIMLAKIRKPVQGLNAAFVDVGYEKDAFLHYHDLGPQLSTLLKFVKNVISGKLKDFSLKDFSLEPDINKDGSVMEVLKANQPILVQIVKEPISTKGPRISSELSIAGRYLVLVPFSDRISISQKIESKAEKERLKRLLQSIKPKGFGVIVRTVAEGKKVAELDKDLQGLFNRWVLMCKKIHKAVFPSKVLSEVNRTGAILRDLFNDSFSGIHVDDQALYEQIVKYVREIAPDKEKIVKHYRSSIPIFERFNIERQIKTAFGRTVSMSKGAYLVIEHTEALHVIDVNSGNHSNKANNQENTALAVNLIAATEIARQLRLRDMGGIIVVDFIDMSDTENRKTLFDHLKKEMAEDRAKHKILPPSKFGLIQITRQRVRPELNIKTLEENPSKEGEVDAPIVLVDKINLELENIIKENSYKGRIVLNVHPFIGAYLTKGLPSIRLKWFFEYKRWIQVLPRDAYSYLEYRFKTKEGTPL